In Bacillus sp. S3, the sequence AACATCTGCCATTCATAAATCCGGATCGCACCCCATGGAGAGGTTCCGCTATTGTAAATTTGCAGTTTGAATTCTTTTGCGGTCACCGGCTGGTCTAAGACGATATCCGTTACCGCTTTCGTGTTACCCGTAATCTTTTTGGCGCTGACCCACTCGCCATTATCATTCTTGTAAAACAGTTCAAAATCAACGGTATTCATGTTGCTGGCTTCCCCGCCATATTCGGCATGTTCCACGCGCCAGCGGCGGATGGTTTTCTTCTCACCGATATCAATTGTCATGTACCCAGTTTTGGCATTGACCGCACACCATTTACTGTTACCAATAGCCGTGCCGTCTAAAGCTTTAACTGCAGGCTCGGCAGCATTTTCTGCTGATACACCTGTAACCTTTGCATTTAGAGCCACGTTCGCTGAAGTCGGATTGCTCTCAACCTCTGTTGCATCTGTTCCCATCCCCCAGTCAAAGGCAATTTCAGCTGCCTCGCCGCGCACATAATCGCGATTAACCGGAACAACCTTCAAAGTGGTCATGTTATCACTTGATGCGTTTTCCACGGTCCGGGTAATATTAGGCGTGTAGAAATAATTATTCGGTGTTACTCCTAAAAGTGTATCCATTCCATCTGCATTCTCTTGGTATACCTCGTAGTACAAGTCATTATCTTTGTCAGCCCAGCTTAGACGGGCCTCCGCCTCAAATGCAGTCCGAGGCATTTTTTCTAGAATCTTTACATCTGCAGGCTTTGTTAAAACCGGTGCCTTGGCATCATAAACGGACAGCTGACCTAAATGGATCGAATAGTTGTCCATCTTTTCCGCATTGCTCACTTTCAGGCTTAACGCATAAGCTGTTTTTCCAGCATCCTTTCCAAGATCGACAACTGCTGTCTGCCAGCCATCCCCTGACTTAGCTAATGGATAATATTTCATTTGATCTTGTGCATAGTCTTCACCGTATGCTACACCAAGCGACACCTCTGCTCCGGTTGGATTTTGATAGACGACACGAACCTTTGTCGTATCGGTTACATCCAATTTCGTGCTGTACAGCATGGTGTCATTGACAGAACCTGCATCAAGCGTGCCGCTCAATTTCAGGGAGTTGCCGCCGTTATAGGCTTTTTCAAAATCATAAGCTACGTTGATTCGGCTTCCTTCATGGCGGGTCCACCAGCGCCAAGTCGGCATGATGTCCTGAATGGAGCGGTTATTCCACTCAAGCTCACTGGCGGTTTTTCCATTTACAAAATACTGTTTTCCGTGCCCGCTGTTAAAATTGGTGGTAAACGGCATTTCCTCAATGACAGACGCATCCGTCACAAAGCGCGCCATCCCTTTCCAATTGGCAGAATCATCGGCAAGAGTTGGGTCGCCCTGAGGGCCTGTCCACAACGTTTTCTCTTTCTCATGGAAGTCAGCTGGGTCCTTCGCCAATCCCATGGTGGAGTTTGGTGTATAGAGCGCGATGGAAACCTTTGGCTGCTTGTTCTCATCCAGCAGGGCATCCGTATTAATTTTCGTATTATACGAATTGGCTTGGAGTTCAAAACCTGCATAGGCATCAAAAGGACTGCGCTTATGTCCATTCATGGTCTCAACCGTTGTGTTAATTTTGCTGGTTGTCCAGTTGTAGTTTAAAAAGAACTCATCAACGGCATATACACCATCTTCCGCAGGTTTTACATACATATCATTCTTGCTGTTGATGGAATCCTGATAGTTAATCGCTCCATTATTATCTTGCGCATCGTACCAGCTTACTTGCAGTTTAGAATTCCGCTTGATATAGCGCATCATTTCATTCATGCGTTCCGCCGTTTCCTTGCTGACTCCGTAGGTTTCTTGGTTAAAGAAATAACCATCAAAACCGTAGTATTCTGCTATTTCAATCATTTTGTCTGCCACCGGGAAACTTCCATCAGCCTCCTGCTTGGTAAACTTCTCGATTTCGGCAACCCCTTCAGCTGACCTGCCCCACGGGAAACCAAGTGTGGCATAGACGGGAACCCCATTGCGGTGAGCTGCATCAACGATATCCGGTGTTGGAATAGCAAAAACCCCTTCATTCGTTCCTGCCCAATAAATATAGGAATCTAGCAATTGCCAGTTATCAAAGGCATATACATTAAATTCATTGCTTCCGACCGAACTTGCTTCATCGTGGTTCCAAGTGGTAATTCCTGCATTCGTTATACCTGCCTTTGGACTGGCAAGCGGATTCACCTGGGCCCCTTTGAAGCGGTCTTTATTCAACGGAACACTGGCGCGGTTTAACTCGGCGTCCGGATCATTTTCGGGTGACCACTTCAGCAATGTATCCACTCTAAAAGCTGGTGCCAGCGGCTTTAGACTGAGGTGTTCCGCATAATTTTCGTTCACGACATCTGTTCCGTCTCCATTCACTTCGGCATTTGCTCCAGTGGCCCCCATTGAACTAAGTAACATGAAGGCAGCTGAAGCAGATAACAAACGGCTGTAAAACTTATTTCGACTTCTCCACATACGATCCTTCCTCTCCGGGACAGGTCGACCCTGTCCCTTTCACAAATTCTATTTTGTTGGAAATCCATAAACCTCAAATTCATAGATTCGTGCAGCTTGGTCGCCGCCTTGGGTTGGCTTGTCCGTCCATAACCGGATAAAGCGTGCATTGGTTAAGGTGATGCTATGTTCTGAGACAGCTGCTGAATTATCTGTTACTTTCATAGCCTCTGTCCAGTTTTCTCCGTCCGTACTTACTTCAATTCTGAATGCCTGGGTATTAAAGGCACCCGGTTCCCCGCCGGCCTGAGCATGGTGAATAACGAATTTTGCAATCGAATATTGACCGCCAAGATCAACCTTTAGCCAATGAGGGGCATCCCCTAAGGCGCACCATTTACTTTTTACGTTTCCATCCAAAGCATATTGTGCCGCTTCACTCGGAGCACATTGTCCGCTCGCAATGGCCATCTTATTCAACGCAACATTTTTAATATCCTTGGCAGCTGCAGAAATGGTAATCATCGCTTCTTTAGTTAGAATACTTTCACCTTCACTGTTTTTCGCAATCAAGGTAACAGGGTAGACGCCTTCTTTTTCATAGGTGACAACCGGGTTTTTCTCATTGCTCACAGACGGTGTACCGCCTTCAAAATGCCATTCCACTGCTTCTGTTACCTCAGAGGAAGTATCGAAAAATTGGATCTTATCCCCAGGTGCTGCTACCGTTTGATCTGCTCGGAAATCCGCTTTAGGCTTTGGATAGGACGGCCAGTCGAACGTTACAGCTGCAGGCTCGCTTCGTTTAAACTCTTTGTTCACAGCAACAATTTCCAAATCGGTACTGCTTTCCTTTCCGTTTCGTCTTAGTTTGGAAAGGTAATACACATGATTAGGTGTGGCACCGACAAACTCTTTTTCGTGGTTTGGCAGCGTCCGGTAAATTTCATAGTGGCTTACATCGGAATTAGACGGCTCCCAAGCAAGAGCCACATCCGCATAGATTCCTTTGTTAAACTCAGTATTACTTACCTTACCTTGCTTTGGTGCTTGGACCCGGTTGTGCTTCTCTTGTTTGTTATAAACCTTGATTTCACCAATATTTGTCGTAAAGTCCTTCACCCCGCTGTCACTTTCCACTAAAAGCGAGATGGCTGCGATGTTTTTATCACTGTATTTTTTCAATTTAAACGAATCGGTCATCCATTGCTGATGACTTTGCTTTTTCACATCGAAAAAGACAAATTGGTCAGGATTGTCGGTGAAGCTGACCCCAAGCTTCATGTTTGGCTTTTTCAAATCTGTTTTATAAGTCAGGGCGATTTCCGTATCCTTTTGAATCGGCAGGTTGGTTTTATAAAGCTTAATCTGTGTTGGATTGTTTGCATCAATCGCACCTGAAAGCTTTAAGGAGCTTCCGCCGTAATAAGAAGTTTCCCAATCAAAATCAACGTCAACCGCCTGTCCGCCCTCTTTCAGCCAGCGCCAGGTCGGCAGAAGATCCTGCAGGCTGCGGTTATTCCATGACTGTTCGCTTACCGTCTGTCCATCTACTGCAAAGAACTTACCGCTGCCGGTATTAAAATGAGTGACAAAAGGAAGTTCCTCGACAGCCGTTTTGGCCGTGAAATAATGGGCCATTCCTTTCCACGTACCGTTCTCATTGGTGGACGCAGGATTTCCAGACTTGCCAACCCAGAATTCATTTTCCTTCTGGTAAAACTGTTCCATGGTTTCCGCTGTTTTGAAAGCCCAGTCCGGACGATAAATTCCTAAAGAAGTTAGGGGTGCTTTGCCCTCAGGGAAGATTCCCTGCCAAGGAATAGTTGTGTTTGTTCCATTCGCTTCCACATCAATCCCGGTAAACAAGTCATACGGGCTTCTGCCGAGTTCCTGCGCCTTAGCCGCGGAAGATTGCTGATCGCGCCACCAGAAGTTTAAAAACATGCTGTCAGAAACACGCTTGTTGCCGTCCTGTAAAAAACTGCTATTTTTATCCGTTAACGCATTTTGCCAATTAATTCGGCCATCCTTCGTCATCGAATCGTACCACATGATTTGCATATCTTGCGGTTTATGTTTTTGAAGATACACAAGGAATTCCTGCATTTTTATAGCAGTCTGGACGTTCCCGCCTTCGGTTTCCTGGTTTATGAACCAGCCGTCAAACCCATAATAGTTTGCCGCTTCAAGCAATTTGTCCGCTGCTGGGAAGGTTCCATCCTCCCGCTGGGTCAGCATTTGGTTGACCCATTCTGCCTTCCCGCCATAAACAGTCGGAGGGAAGAAAACGTTTCCTAAAATCGGTACGCCATTTTTATGGGCAGCGTCAATGACGTCCGCACTAGGCGGCACAATAATACCTTCACCGGCAGAGCCTGCCCAATACACCATAAGATCAACGTACTGCCAATAACTAAAGGTATTGGCATAAAAATCCTTCCCACCTTGAGAAGGCACCCCGCTCGTAGTAGGGTTTAAGGCAGACAAAGCTACTACTTTCGCATCAGATTGTGCGTGGTCATTGACCTTGTATAACTCTTCCCGTTTAGCTAATGGGATCTGGCTGCGGTTAAACACAGCATTAGGATCCTTCTCCGGCGTCCAGTTTAATAGTTGTTCAGGATACCAGTAAGATGATTCCGGCTGTTTAGCGAGACTTGCATTTGGCCATAACAGGATGAAACACAAGCCGAAAAAGGCAGCCATCAACAAATGGTTCTTTTTCAAATCAATCATTTTCCATCTCCCCACCTTTAATATTTTTATATTGAAGCTTTTTTAGAGCGAGCTTCCTTCTTTATACCCATGCCACCCCAATTTTTAGATAGCGCTCTCATTTTCCAAAATATTCTACCAATCTGCTTTCCTCCTACAATATTCCGGCCCGTAATCTCCGTCAATGAACTAGAAACATGTGATAAGGTTTTTCCACTATTTCTATAATTTATTCATTGAAATTTCCACTTTAGGGAGCATGAGACAATCCTTATGTTTCTAATTGAAAAGGTGCCTGACACCAAAAGGACCCTAGTTTCCTAGGGTCTTCTTCCTATTACTATTAACCTATCCGTTCAACTGCCAGTGGTCCACACTTTGCTCATTTAACCTGCTTAAGACCCTAGTTTCCTAGGGCCTTTTTTGGCTTGTTATTCATGAATGAACTTGGTTGCTAGTTTGTCTTTTCCGGGGATATTACCAGAACGACACCGTTTTCGATTTGCATGGTCGTGCCGATGGTAGTATTGTCTCGCAGCCAGTCATTTGCATGAATGCTTAGAACATATCCGTTTTTCGGGATGGTAGAATTATTCCCCCCTCTTTTCACAACTTTCCCATCGGCTACCGTGATTTCATATCCCCATGGGTTTGTTCGGGTTGTCTCTCCATATGCCGGCGTGTACTGAATCAACTGACCGGCTCCACGAGATTTATTCACCCCATCTAACATTCGATAGTCGACCACATCAAGGTCTCTCCACATGCTTTTGATTAAGAACGGCTTAATAACCTCTTTGCCAATTTCCTGTGGAAGCTGATACGCCTGCATCATGGCTGTTTTTAAACGATCTTTATAAGAATTGGCCTCATCAGTCTGGCCAGCTTTCTGTGCCATCAGATACTGGACCGCAACCTCTCCTGCTTCCCCATAGACAGTAAGGTTCCGCAGGTAAGGATCAATGGCGGTTAAAAATGCTTCATTATCAATGTCTTTGCGAATGGTTTCTGGAATTTGCTGCAGTCTATTAAATTCAGCGATTAACTGCTTGGCTTCTTGGCTGCCGCCCTCACCATCATACGCTTGCCAAAACTGCTCAATAACGGGCTGCAACGTAAGTTCCAATGGCGGTACCACCAAGGCACTCTTAATTAAAAATGGTTTGATGACACCTTGTCCAACCTTTTGCGGAATCTGTTCAGATTGGTTGAACAAGGAAATCAACTGGTTCCGATAGGCAGCAGCCTGGTCGGTTTGGCCCTTTTTCTGTGCCATCACATATTGAACGGCTGTTTCCCCCGCCTTACCATAGATGCTTAATTTTTCTAAATAAGGCTCCATTTCCTGAAGGAACTTTTTATTATCCATTTCCTGCTGAAGTTTAGCAGGTGCCTGTTGGAACTTTTTGAATTCAGCGATTAACTGGTCTGCGGCTTGACCCTCATCACCGGCCGCATAGGCCTTCCAGAACGCATCAATCAAGGGCGTTAAGGTAAGAGATTCCGCGGTATTAATCGGTGAAGAATACATATTCTCGGCAACGGTTTTTAGCGTTTCAGCACCTTGTCCGCCAAATGCTTGAATACTGCGTTTCCATGAATCAGCCGGGTCATAGGCTTCCGGGTTCCACGTATAGTCGGCAACCGTGAACAACGGAAGCTTAGAAGCCTCTGCTTCATTCATTGGGTTCGCTAATAGTCCTAAGACTCCATACTCGGATAAATCAGCATCCCGGCCAACAACGGGACCAAGGAACAAGCTATTCCGGTCATAATCATTTACTGGATAATTGTCCCATAATAACATATCGTGTTTAAATACTCCGTGAACCTCCTCAGCTTCTTCGGCAGTGACCTGTTCGGAGACTACCTTTTGGCCAGTCCACATAACAACTGTATCCTTGTCGAGTAATTCGGCAAACCGGACACGGTAAGGAGATGGCCCGTTTCCTGTATAATCCGTCGGAACCGTGATCAACCGCTCGGCCCCCTCATGGGTATTGATAAATTCTTCTGTAAAGCGATTTAATAGATACGCCTGTGCCGCTGCCGAAGGGTTTGGATCGCTGCCAAACTTTGCCTTGTCTTCCGGGGCTCGGAGGTTCGGGTCAATATCGTCGAGGAATAAGGCAAACGATCTAACTCCAAGATCCCACATAGCTTGAGCCTTATTGACCAAGGCATTTAGATCTGCCTCACTGGAATAGGTAATCGTATTCCCCGGAGAAATGGCAAACGTAAAAGTAACATGGTTTTCCTGCGCTGTTTTGATGAGTTCTGCAAGCTCAGCTAGTTTATCTGCAGGATACGGTTCCCTCCATTTTTCCCGATGGTATAGGTCATCCTTGGGGGCATAAATATAGCTGTTCATCTTATGCTCGCCGTAAAATTCTAACTGACGTAAGCGATCCTCATGTGACCATGGATCCCCATAGAAGCCTTCAATGGAACCCCTGATTGGCATCGTAGGCCAGTCCTTAATTTCCACTTCAGGAATCCAATCCGTTCCTTCCCGTTCGACAATGATTTGTTCGAAGGTTTGCGTCCCGTAATACGTTCCTGCCCCATCATGTCCGGAAATAACAATATGTTTCTTCTCCTTCGTGCCGTGATTAGAGGCGACAATATACCCCTCCTCTTTTGTCATTTCTAAATCCTTAATGCCAGTGTGCTGCTGAATGGTTTGCAGCTCGTCTGGGTCGGAGAATTCCCCCAGCCAAATAATAACAGGCGCCTGGAGCTTAGGGTTCTTAATATCACTCTCTACAACATTGGTAACGCCTGCTTTCTTCAGGGCCTGCTTCAATTCGGCAATCGCAGCGGGATCGGTTCCTGTTTCTGTAACCAATCCTACTTTGGGATTCAATGGAAAGCCTTTGTCTGTTTGCTTTACCGATTTCGGGATAGGAGATACAGTCATTTCGTAGGTTTCACTTGCCTTTGCTTTGCCTATGTAGGGAATATCCAGGGGAACCAATAACCCGGATACCAAACAAGCTGTAACAACGGACTTTAATGCTTTTCTTTTTACCAACATTTCCACCTCTTCTTCTATGATTTAAAACGTTCAAGGATGAACCACATGTTTAATAAAATCGCTCTCATGGTTTCTAAAAAAAAAAAGCAGGACAACACCATGCTGGAGGAAATCCCCCTAACATAGTGTCGCCCTGCCTGATCATATCAGTAACATGCGAATGATAATTCACCCTATACCGCGTATTATAGACAAAAGGGTTTAAGGTGCATAGGGACTAAAATACTATTTTTAGAAAATAGGTAATTATTCAAAAACAACCTCATCAATGTACTTATCGTAGAAAGCATATAGGTTAATAGTCACAATTTTCCAAATCAATTGACTACTCAAAATCGCTATGCTATCGTATACATAATTTCATACTGTGTCACATGTTACTAATTCGATTAGGCATGGTGGTAGATTGAAAGGATGTATATCCTTTCGTCACCCCATGCCTTTTTTAATTTTCAGCGTAGAATGTCGTATGGAGTATGTGACCAAGTTTTTATTTTAGGAGGTGTGGAGGCGCTGTTAAATAATTTCTAACAAATAGGAATATT encodes:
- a CDS encoding endo-beta-N-acetylglucosaminidase encodes the protein MIDLKKNHLLMAAFFGLCFILLWPNASLAKQPESSYWYPEQLLNWTPEKDPNAVFNRSQIPLAKREELYKVNDHAQSDAKVVALSALNPTTSGVPSQGGKDFYANTFSYWQYVDLMVYWAGSAGEGIIVPPSADVIDAAHKNGVPILGNVFFPPTVYGGKAEWVNQMLTQREDGTFPAADKLLEAANYYGFDGWFINQETEGGNVQTAIKMQEFLVYLQKHKPQDMQIMWYDSMTKDGRINWQNALTDKNSSFLQDGNKRVSDSMFLNFWWRDQQSSAAKAQELGRSPYDLFTGIDVEANGTNTTIPWQGIFPEGKAPLTSLGIYRPDWAFKTAETMEQFYQKENEFWVGKSGNPASTNENGTWKGMAHYFTAKTAVEELPFVTHFNTGSGKFFAVDGQTVSEQSWNNRSLQDLLPTWRWLKEGGQAVDVDFDWETSYYGGSSLKLSGAIDANNPTQIKLYKTNLPIQKDTEIALTYKTDLKKPNMKLGVSFTDNPDQFVFFDVKKQSHQQWMTDSFKLKKYSDKNIAAISLLVESDSGVKDFTTNIGEIKVYNKQEKHNRVQAPKQGKVSNTEFNKGIYADVALAWEPSNSDVSHYEIYRTLPNHEKEFVGATPNHVYYLSKLRRNGKESSTDLEIVAVNKEFKRSEPAAVTFDWPSYPKPKADFRADQTVAAPGDKIQFFDTSSEVTEAVEWHFEGGTPSVSNEKNPVVTYEKEGVYPVTLIAKNSEGESILTKEAMITISAAAKDIKNVALNKMAIASGQCAPSEAAQYALDGNVKSKWCALGDAPHWLKVDLGGQYSIAKFVIHHAQAGGEPGAFNTQAFRIEVSTDGENWTEAMKVTDNSAAVSEHSITLTNARFIRLWTDKPTQGGDQAARIYEFEVYGFPTK
- a CDS encoding beta-N-acetylhexosaminidase family protein, yielding MLVKRKALKSVVTACLVSGLLVPLDIPYIGKAKASETYEMTVSPIPKSVKQTDKGFPLNPKVGLVTETGTDPAAIAELKQALKKAGVTNVVESDIKNPKLQAPVIIWLGEFSDPDELQTIQQHTGIKDLEMTKEEGYIVASNHGTKEKKHIVISGHDGAGTYYGTQTFEQIIVEREGTDWIPEVEIKDWPTMPIRGSIEGFYGDPWSHEDRLRQLEFYGEHKMNSYIYAPKDDLYHREKWREPYPADKLAELAELIKTAQENHVTFTFAISPGNTITYSSEADLNALVNKAQAMWDLGVRSFALFLDDIDPNLRAPEDKAKFGSDPNPSAAAQAYLLNRFTEEFINTHEGAERLITVPTDYTGNGPSPYRVRFAELLDKDTVVMWTGQKVVSEQVTAEEAEEVHGVFKHDMLLWDNYPVNDYDRNSLFLGPVVGRDADLSEYGVLGLLANPMNEAEASKLPLFTVADYTWNPEAYDPADSWKRSIQAFGGQGAETLKTVAENMYSSPINTAESLTLTPLIDAFWKAYAAGDEGQAADQLIAEFKKFQQAPAKLQQEMDNKKFLQEMEPYLEKLSIYGKAGETAVQYVMAQKKGQTDQAAAYRNQLISLFNQSEQIPQKVGQGVIKPFLIKSALVVPPLELTLQPVIEQFWQAYDGEGGSQEAKQLIAEFNRLQQIPETIRKDIDNEAFLTAIDPYLRNLTVYGEAGEVAVQYLMAQKAGQTDEANSYKDRLKTAMMQAYQLPQEIGKEVIKPFLIKSMWRDLDVVDYRMLDGVNKSRGAGQLIQYTPAYGETTRTNPWGYEITVADGKVVKRGGNNSTIPKNGYVLSIHANDWLRDNTTIGTTMQIENGVVLVISPEKTN
- a CDS encoding endo-beta-N-acetylglucosaminidase; the encoded protein is MWRSRNKFYSRLLSASAAFMLLSSMGATGANAEVNGDGTDVVNENYAEHLSLKPLAPAFRVDTLLKWSPENDPDAELNRASVPLNKDRFKGAQVNPLASPKAGITNAGITTWNHDEASSVGSNEFNVYAFDNWQLLDSYIYWAGTNEGVFAIPTPDIVDAAHRNGVPVYATLGFPWGRSAEGVAEIEKFTKQEADGSFPVADKMIEIAEYYGFDGYFFNQETYGVSKETAERMNEMMRYIKRNSKLQVSWYDAQDNNGAINYQDSINSKNDMYVKPAEDGVYAVDEFFLNYNWTTSKINTTVETMNGHKRSPFDAYAGFELQANSYNTKINTDALLDENKQPKVSIALYTPNSTMGLAKDPADFHEKEKTLWTGPQGDPTLADDSANWKGMARFVTDASVIEEMPFTTNFNSGHGKQYFVNGKTASELEWNNRSIQDIMPTWRWWTRHEGSRINVAYDFEKAYNGGNSLKLSGTLDAGSVNDTMLYSTKLDVTDTTKVRVVYQNPTGAEVSLGVAYGEDYAQDQMKYYPLAKSGDGWQTAVVDLGKDAGKTAYALSLKVSNAEKMDNYSIHLGQLSVYDAKAPVLTKPADVKILEKMPRTAFEAEARLSWADKDNDLYYEVYQENADGMDTLLGVTPNNYFYTPNITRTVENASSDNMTTLKVVPVNRDYVRGEAAEIAFDWGMGTDATEVESNPTSANVALNAKVTGVSAENAAEPAVKALDGTAIGNSKWCAVNAKTGYMTIDIGEKKTIRRWRVEHAEYGGEASNMNTVDFELFYKNDNGEWVSAKKITGNTKAVTDIVLDQPVTAKEFKLQIYNSGTSPWGAIRIYEWQMFESAALPRTENSMMHFVKAENNAGANDQVTLERVKKGQTVRLYKSLDADAALAEKTVETDGTITFDQLDFGSTEAGRIYYTVQTEGERESLRYSVAYLNEKVTEVIHQINNLPDVNDLTLDDKHIVNDCKVAYNKLHPTLRKQVTNYDRLVQAMEKIQQLKKES